A stretch of Oncorhynchus mykiss isolate Arlee chromosome 14, USDA_OmykA_1.1, whole genome shotgun sequence DNA encodes these proteins:
- the shtn3 gene encoding shootin-1 isoform X1, giving the protein MLQSSSSGLVQMEGCGEEARDTQKMQCKRLTEERDEAESQLKHIKRVSQMVIEEVSVLQTQLEIEKSCRENAEALATKLNSENRKLKYLSLSSRPCLDEMLPSITDCIPLEEETETQDTSPDPYSQYQQQVKELQETVSSLLEEKKILSCQLQDQQRQIEELTALAEKEQAEMKELHKTMEQQSKTIKRFNRVSVMATKEYEEMKEQLDLEQSLRVKAETYAHEMLVKQKEANRQSMILLQNAEPSLQLIKALEDVANVTKTLEQERLLHHQKVKALEAELQEYSLKQQIAELQSQLELMEEEKRETEGRLQDVEKKNRDLEKRVQELLQVQKSTEPSPGPVPGIAPTPAPVPQPPPPPPPPPPPPPPPPPSRCNPLSSLIAIMRKSSKSSKGGSPKLQQAPEGGAEGGAEGGADNVKVKAVNEMMERIKHGVVLRPVKGGDTKRGVVKKPPVMEEKMPQESAMEELKGILETVKKSPSRGSQESVPSPPGKSPVSSELEVILRRRRKQACDSGGDESRDGQISKVSSSDSLNGRHSQSSHSSDSSGKESEGPTGPGPGQSPREPASPSGRGPGPAVAARCRSDSCQEPQAGSWQDRRSRTSLSEKEVYSEAPVTNGCIVSGEEPEEQKPEKWAPQPNGISHLNPSLTVELDTHTTHSPSLSAGPNPLNGNADAEC; this is encoded by the exons TTTCCCAAATGGTGATCGAGGAGGTGAGCGTTCTGCAGACCCAGCTGGAGATAGAAAAATCCTGCAGAGAAAATGCTGAGGCCCTTGCCACCAAG TTGAACAGTGAGAACAGGAAGCTGAAGTATCTGAGCCTGTCGTCTCGACCCTGTCTGGATGAGATGCTACCTAGTATCACAGACTGCATACCTCTGGAAGAGGAGACGGAAACACAGGACACCAGCCCTGACCCGTACAGCCAGTACCAACAGCAGGTTAAAG AGCTGCAGGAGACAGTGAGCAGTCTGCTAGAGGAGAAGAAGATACTTTCCTGTCAGCTTCAGGATCAGCAGAGACAGATTGAAGAGCTAACAGCCCTG GCTGAGAAGGAGCAGGCTGAAATGAAGGAGCTTCACAAAACCATGGAGCAGCAAAGCAAGACCATCAAGAGGTTCAATAGAG tgtctgTGATGGCTACTAAAGAGTATGAGGAGATGAAGGAGCAGCTGGATTTGGAGCAGAGCCTGAGGGTGAAGGCTGAGACCTACGCCCACgag ATGTTGGTGAAGCAGAAAGAGGCTAACAGACAGAGTATGATCCTGCTGCAGAACGCTGAGCCCAGCCTGCAGCTGATCAAGGCTCTGGAGGACGTGGCTAACGTTACCAAGACTCTGGAGCAGGAGAGACTGCTGCATCACCAGAAG GTGAAGGCTCTGGAGGCTGAGCTACAGGAGTACTCTCTGAAACAGCAGATAGCAGAGCTGCAGAGCCAGCTGGaactgatggaggaggagaagagagagacagagggacgtCTGCAGGATGTAGAGAAGAAGAACCGTGACCTAGAGAAAAGAG TGCAAGAGCTGCTGCAGGTCCAGAAGAGCACTGAGCCCTCACCAGGCCCTGTACCAGGGATCGCCCCAACCCCCGCCCCTGTTCCCCagccccctccacccccaccgccaccccctcctcctcctccaccccctcccccatCGCGCTGCAACCCCCTCAG CTCACTGATTGCAATCATGAGGAAATCATCCAAGAGTTCAAAGGGGGGATCCCCAAAGTTACAGCAAGCTCCTG AAGGAGGTGCAGAAGGAGGTGCAGAGGGAGGTGCAGACAACGTCAAAGTGAAGGCAGTCAatgagatgatggagaggattaaacatggagtggttcTGAGGCCTGTCAAGGGAGGAGACACTAAG AGAGGGGTCGTAAAA AAACCTCCAGTAATGGAAGAAAAGATGCCACAGGAGAGTGCCATGGAAGAACTGAAAGGCATTCTG gagacgGTGAAGAAGAGTCCCAGTCGGGGGTCTCAGGAGTCGGTCCCGTCCCCCCCAGGGAAGAGCCCTGTCAGCAGTGAGCTGGAGGTCATCCTTAGGAGGAGACGTAAACAAGCCTGTGACTCTGGAGGAG atgAGAGCAGGGACGGACAAATAAGCAAGGTTTCGTCCTCTGACAGCCTGAACGGGAGGCACAGCCAGAGTTCCCACAGCTCCGACAGCTCAGGCAAAGAGTCAGAGGGGCCTACAGGACCAGGGCCTGGGCAGAGCCCCAGAGAGCCAGCCTCCCCCAGCGGAAGGGGCCCTGGCCCAGCCGTAGCAGCCAGGTGCAGGTCAGACTCTTGCCAAGAGCCCCAAGCAGGGTCCTGGCAGGACAGGAGGTCCCGCACTTCTTTGTCTGAGAAAGAGGTCTACTCTGAGGCACCGGTCACCAATGGATGCATTGTCAG TGGGGAGGAGCCTGAGGAGCAGAAGCCTGAGAAATGGGCACCACAGCCCAACGGAATCAGCCATCTTAACCCTAGTCTGACTGTGGAGTTGGACACGCATACCACACACTCTCCCAGCCTCTCCGCAGGGCCCAACCCACTCAACGGGAACGCGGATGCAGAGTGTTGA
- the shtn3 gene encoding shootin-1 isoform X2, which produces MAHRSVSQMVIEEVSVLQTQLEIEKSCRENAEALATKLNSENRKLKYLSLSSRPCLDEMLPSITDCIPLEEETETQDTSPDPYSQYQQQVKELQETVSSLLEEKKILSCQLQDQQRQIEELTALAEKEQAEMKELHKTMEQQSKTIKRFNRVSVMATKEYEEMKEQLDLEQSLRVKAETYAHEMLVKQKEANRQSMILLQNAEPSLQLIKALEDVANVTKTLEQERLLHHQKVKALEAELQEYSLKQQIAELQSQLELMEEEKRETEGRLQDVEKKNRDLEKRVQELLQVQKSTEPSPGPVPGIAPTPAPVPQPPPPPPPPPPPPPPPPPSRCNPLSSLIAIMRKSSKSSKGGSPKLQQAPEGGAEGGAEGGADNVKVKAVNEMMERIKHGVVLRPVKGGDTKRGVVKKPPVMEEKMPQESAMEELKGILETVKKSPSRGSQESVPSPPGKSPVSSELEVILRRRRKQACDSGGDESRDGQISKVSSSDSLNGRHSQSSHSSDSSGKESEGPTGPGPGQSPREPASPSGRGPGPAVAARCRSDSCQEPQAGSWQDRRSRTSLSEKEVYSEAPVTNGCIVSGEEPEEQKPEKWAPQPNGISHLNPSLTVELDTHTTHSPSLSAGPNPLNGNADAEC; this is translated from the exons ATGGCGCACCGGTCTG TTTCCCAAATGGTGATCGAGGAGGTGAGCGTTCTGCAGACCCAGCTGGAGATAGAAAAATCCTGCAGAGAAAATGCTGAGGCCCTTGCCACCAAG TTGAACAGTGAGAACAGGAAGCTGAAGTATCTGAGCCTGTCGTCTCGACCCTGTCTGGATGAGATGCTACCTAGTATCACAGACTGCATACCTCTGGAAGAGGAGACGGAAACACAGGACACCAGCCCTGACCCGTACAGCCAGTACCAACAGCAGGTTAAAG AGCTGCAGGAGACAGTGAGCAGTCTGCTAGAGGAGAAGAAGATACTTTCCTGTCAGCTTCAGGATCAGCAGAGACAGATTGAAGAGCTAACAGCCCTG GCTGAGAAGGAGCAGGCTGAAATGAAGGAGCTTCACAAAACCATGGAGCAGCAAAGCAAGACCATCAAGAGGTTCAATAGAG tgtctgTGATGGCTACTAAAGAGTATGAGGAGATGAAGGAGCAGCTGGATTTGGAGCAGAGCCTGAGGGTGAAGGCTGAGACCTACGCCCACgag ATGTTGGTGAAGCAGAAAGAGGCTAACAGACAGAGTATGATCCTGCTGCAGAACGCTGAGCCCAGCCTGCAGCTGATCAAGGCTCTGGAGGACGTGGCTAACGTTACCAAGACTCTGGAGCAGGAGAGACTGCTGCATCACCAGAAG GTGAAGGCTCTGGAGGCTGAGCTACAGGAGTACTCTCTGAAACAGCAGATAGCAGAGCTGCAGAGCCAGCTGGaactgatggaggaggagaagagagagacagagggacgtCTGCAGGATGTAGAGAAGAAGAACCGTGACCTAGAGAAAAGAG TGCAAGAGCTGCTGCAGGTCCAGAAGAGCACTGAGCCCTCACCAGGCCCTGTACCAGGGATCGCCCCAACCCCCGCCCCTGTTCCCCagccccctccacccccaccgccaccccctcctcctcctccaccccctcccccatCGCGCTGCAACCCCCTCAG CTCACTGATTGCAATCATGAGGAAATCATCCAAGAGTTCAAAGGGGGGATCCCCAAAGTTACAGCAAGCTCCTG AAGGAGGTGCAGAAGGAGGTGCAGAGGGAGGTGCAGACAACGTCAAAGTGAAGGCAGTCAatgagatgatggagaggattaaacatggagtggttcTGAGGCCTGTCAAGGGAGGAGACACTAAG AGAGGGGTCGTAAAA AAACCTCCAGTAATGGAAGAAAAGATGCCACAGGAGAGTGCCATGGAAGAACTGAAAGGCATTCTG gagacgGTGAAGAAGAGTCCCAGTCGGGGGTCTCAGGAGTCGGTCCCGTCCCCCCCAGGGAAGAGCCCTGTCAGCAGTGAGCTGGAGGTCATCCTTAGGAGGAGACGTAAACAAGCCTGTGACTCTGGAGGAG atgAGAGCAGGGACGGACAAATAAGCAAGGTTTCGTCCTCTGACAGCCTGAACGGGAGGCACAGCCAGAGTTCCCACAGCTCCGACAGCTCAGGCAAAGAGTCAGAGGGGCCTACAGGACCAGGGCCTGGGCAGAGCCCCAGAGAGCCAGCCTCCCCCAGCGGAAGGGGCCCTGGCCCAGCCGTAGCAGCCAGGTGCAGGTCAGACTCTTGCCAAGAGCCCCAAGCAGGGTCCTGGCAGGACAGGAGGTCCCGCACTTCTTTGTCTGAGAAAGAGGTCTACTCTGAGGCACCGGTCACCAATGGATGCATTGTCAG TGGGGAGGAGCCTGAGGAGCAGAAGCCTGAGAAATGGGCACCACAGCCCAACGGAATCAGCCATCTTAACCCTAGTCTGACTGTGGAGTTGGACACGCATACCACACACTCTCCCAGCCTCTCCGCAGGGCCCAACCCACTCAACGGGAACGCGGATGCAGAGTGTTGA
- the thoc3 gene encoding THO complex subunit 3 → MASRYYQEMQESFRNNNKSREFPAHSAKVHSVAWSCDGRRLASGSFDKTASVFVLEKDRLVKENNYRGHGDSVDQLCWHPTNPDVFVTASGDKTIRIWDVRTTKCTATVNTKGENINICWSPDGQTIAVGNKDDVVTFIDVKSHRSRAEEQFKFEVNEISWNNDNDMFFLTNGNGCINILSYPELKPIQSINAHPSNCICIKFDPTGKYFATGSADALVSLWTVEELVCVRCFSRLDWPVRTLSFSHDGKMLASASEDHFIDIAEVETGEKLWEVQCESPTFTVAWHPKRPLLAYACDDKEGKYDNNREAGTVKLFGLPNDS, encoded by the exons ATGGCGTCCAGATATTATCAAGAGATGCAAGAGAGTTTCAGAAATAACAACAAAAGCAGGGAATTCCCTGCGCATAGCGCTAAAGTTCATTCAGTAGCATGGAGTTGCGACGGCAGGAGGTTGGCATCTGGATCTTTTGATAAAACAGCAAGCGTATTTGTCTTGGAAAAAGACCGtttg GTGAAAGAGAACAACTACAGAGGCCATGGAGACAGTGTTGATCAGCTGTGTTGGCATCCTACCAACCCAGACGTGTTTGTCACTGCATCAGGGGACAAGACCATACGCATCTGGGACGTCAGAACAACAAAGTGCACGGCTACTGTCAACACTAAAG GGGAAAACATCAACATCTGCTGGAGTCCCGATGGCCAAACGATAGCCGTTGGGAACAAGGATGATGTGGTTACCTTCATCGACGTCAAATCACACCGGTCACGGGCTGAGGAGCAGTTTAAGTTTGAAGTCAACGAGATCTCGTGGAATAATGACAACGACATGTTCTTTCTCACCAATGGAAATGGGTGCATCAACATCTTGAG TTACCCCGAGCTGAAGCCCATCCAGTCGATCAACGCCCACCCCTCCAACTGCATCTGCATCAAGTTTGACCCCACGGGGAAGTACTTTGCCACAGGCAGTGCAGAtgccctggtcagtctgtggacCGTTGAAGAACTGGTCTGTGTTCGCTGTTTTTCCAG GTTGGACTGGCCAGTGAGAACATTGAGTTTCAGCCATGATGGGAAGATGCTGGCTTCAGCCTCCGAGGACCACTTCATAGACATAGCAGAGGTTGAAACAG GAGAGAAGCTGTGGGAGGTCCAGTGTGAGTCTCCTACGTTCACAGTAGCCTGGCATCCTAAGAGACCGCTGCTGGCCTACGCATGTGATGACAAGGAAGGGAAGTATGACAACAATAGAGAGGCAGGCACTGTCAAACTGTTTGGATTACCTAATGATTCCTGA
- the shtn3 gene encoding shootin-1 isoform X3, producing the protein MVIEEVSVLQTQLEIEKSCRENAEALATKLNSENRKLKYLSLSSRPCLDEMLPSITDCIPLEEETETQDTSPDPYSQYQQQVKELQETVSSLLEEKKILSCQLQDQQRQIEELTALAEKEQAEMKELHKTMEQQSKTIKRFNRVSVMATKEYEEMKEQLDLEQSLRVKAETYAHEMLVKQKEANRQSMILLQNAEPSLQLIKALEDVANVTKTLEQERLLHHQKVKALEAELQEYSLKQQIAELQSQLELMEEEKRETEGRLQDVEKKNRDLEKRVQELLQVQKSTEPSPGPVPGIAPTPAPVPQPPPPPPPPPPPPPPPPPSRCNPLSSLIAIMRKSSKSSKGGSPKLQQAPEGGAEGGAEGGADNVKVKAVNEMMERIKHGVVLRPVKGGDTKRGVVKKPPVMEEKMPQESAMEELKGILETVKKSPSRGSQESVPSPPGKSPVSSELEVILRRRRKQACDSGGDESRDGQISKVSSSDSLNGRHSQSSHSSDSSGKESEGPTGPGPGQSPREPASPSGRGPGPAVAARCRSDSCQEPQAGSWQDRRSRTSLSEKEVYSEAPVTNGCIVSGEEPEEQKPEKWAPQPNGISHLNPSLTVELDTHTTHSPSLSAGPNPLNGNADAEC; encoded by the exons ATGGTGATCGAGGAGGTGAGCGTTCTGCAGACCCAGCTGGAGATAGAAAAATCCTGCAGAGAAAATGCTGAGGCCCTTGCCACCAAG TTGAACAGTGAGAACAGGAAGCTGAAGTATCTGAGCCTGTCGTCTCGACCCTGTCTGGATGAGATGCTACCTAGTATCACAGACTGCATACCTCTGGAAGAGGAGACGGAAACACAGGACACCAGCCCTGACCCGTACAGCCAGTACCAACAGCAGGTTAAAG AGCTGCAGGAGACAGTGAGCAGTCTGCTAGAGGAGAAGAAGATACTTTCCTGTCAGCTTCAGGATCAGCAGAGACAGATTGAAGAGCTAACAGCCCTG GCTGAGAAGGAGCAGGCTGAAATGAAGGAGCTTCACAAAACCATGGAGCAGCAAAGCAAGACCATCAAGAGGTTCAATAGAG tgtctgTGATGGCTACTAAAGAGTATGAGGAGATGAAGGAGCAGCTGGATTTGGAGCAGAGCCTGAGGGTGAAGGCTGAGACCTACGCCCACgag ATGTTGGTGAAGCAGAAAGAGGCTAACAGACAGAGTATGATCCTGCTGCAGAACGCTGAGCCCAGCCTGCAGCTGATCAAGGCTCTGGAGGACGTGGCTAACGTTACCAAGACTCTGGAGCAGGAGAGACTGCTGCATCACCAGAAG GTGAAGGCTCTGGAGGCTGAGCTACAGGAGTACTCTCTGAAACAGCAGATAGCAGAGCTGCAGAGCCAGCTGGaactgatggaggaggagaagagagagacagagggacgtCTGCAGGATGTAGAGAAGAAGAACCGTGACCTAGAGAAAAGAG TGCAAGAGCTGCTGCAGGTCCAGAAGAGCACTGAGCCCTCACCAGGCCCTGTACCAGGGATCGCCCCAACCCCCGCCCCTGTTCCCCagccccctccacccccaccgccaccccctcctcctcctccaccccctcccccatCGCGCTGCAACCCCCTCAG CTCACTGATTGCAATCATGAGGAAATCATCCAAGAGTTCAAAGGGGGGATCCCCAAAGTTACAGCAAGCTCCTG AAGGAGGTGCAGAAGGAGGTGCAGAGGGAGGTGCAGACAACGTCAAAGTGAAGGCAGTCAatgagatgatggagaggattaaacatggagtggttcTGAGGCCTGTCAAGGGAGGAGACACTAAG AGAGGGGTCGTAAAA AAACCTCCAGTAATGGAAGAAAAGATGCCACAGGAGAGTGCCATGGAAGAACTGAAAGGCATTCTG gagacgGTGAAGAAGAGTCCCAGTCGGGGGTCTCAGGAGTCGGTCCCGTCCCCCCCAGGGAAGAGCCCTGTCAGCAGTGAGCTGGAGGTCATCCTTAGGAGGAGACGTAAACAAGCCTGTGACTCTGGAGGAG atgAGAGCAGGGACGGACAAATAAGCAAGGTTTCGTCCTCTGACAGCCTGAACGGGAGGCACAGCCAGAGTTCCCACAGCTCCGACAGCTCAGGCAAAGAGTCAGAGGGGCCTACAGGACCAGGGCCTGGGCAGAGCCCCAGAGAGCCAGCCTCCCCCAGCGGAAGGGGCCCTGGCCCAGCCGTAGCAGCCAGGTGCAGGTCAGACTCTTGCCAAGAGCCCCAAGCAGGGTCCTGGCAGGACAGGAGGTCCCGCACTTCTTTGTCTGAGAAAGAGGTCTACTCTGAGGCACCGGTCACCAATGGATGCATTGTCAG TGGGGAGGAGCCTGAGGAGCAGAAGCCTGAGAAATGGGCACCACAGCCCAACGGAATCAGCCATCTTAACCCTAGTCTGACTGTGGAGTTGGACACGCATACCACACACTCTCCCAGCCTCTCCGCAGGGCCCAACCCACTCAACGGGAACGCGGATGCAGAGTGTTGA